The Streptomyces sp. NBC_01463 DNA window CGGCGTACAGCACCCAGGAGGAGAAGGCGCCTTCACTGTTCTTGAAGGTGAAGGCGATGGTCTTGCCGTCGGAGTCGCACTTCTTCTTCTTGGTGACGTTCGGGGCCGTGGCGGTGACCACGCTGCCCGTCAGACCCGACTTGGTCGTGTACTGCTTGGCCTTGCTGATCTTGATGGTCTTCTTCGGCATGTGCTGCGCGTACGCGCCCCACGCCCAGGTGCCCGCCTCGTTCCGGGCGTTCACGGCGGCGTCCGTGGCGCCTTCCGCGCCGCGGGTGCCGGTGCCGGCCAGGCTGTAGTTCTCCTTGGTGCCGTCCTTGTCGAAGTCGTCGACGCACCACTTGCTCTTCAGGTCCGCCGGCGCGGAGAAGCCGATGAGCGGCGGCTTGTCCTCCTTCGCCTCGTCCTCGAAGTACGAGAACGTGCCGGGGGACGAGACCTCCCAGTCACCGGGCACGTCGAACTGGGTGCCCCACTTGGGGTTGGTCACGACCTTCCAGCCCGCGATGAGCGGCTTGGGGTCGCTGTCGCTGCCGCGCGGGTTCGCCTCGGACGGGGACGCGGAGCCGGAGGGCTTGGCGGGCGCGGACGACTTCGTGTCGTCGGCGACGTTCTTGCCGTCCTTGTCGTCGTCCTTGTTCAGCACGACGACGCCCGTGACCGCCGCGGCCACGACGACCGCGGTCGCCGCGACGATGGCGATGACCGTCGTCTTCTTCTTGTCGTTGCCGGGCTGGGGCCCGCCGGGCGGACCGGGCACCGCGTACTGCGGGGCGGTCGGTTGCTGGTACGGGTTGGGCTGCTGGTATCCCGGCTGGCCCTGCTGCGGATAGCCGTACCCCGGCTGCTGCCCCGGCTGACCCTGCTGCGGGTAGCCGTACCCGGGCTGCTGTCCGGGCTGCTGCCCGGTGCCGGGCTGCTGCTGCCCCGGCTGCTGATAGGGATTCGGCTGCTGGTACCCCGGCTGCTGGTACGGGTTCTGGTTCTGGTCCTGCGGGTTTTGCTCGCCCCCGGGCGGCTGCTGTCCTGGCCACATGGCGAGTAACGATAGAGGGGAGCCGTCCGGTCGGCTACGGCCGCCCCCGTGAGCGGACGGTGAAGGATGCGGCCGGGGCCGGAGAGGGTGACCGGTGAGGCATGGCCAAACATCGCTACCCATGAGTAACATCTGGCTCATGAGCGCTGAAAAGATGACCGCCGGCGAGATGCTCGCCGCGACGGTTCCGATGGTCCGGACCCTCAACCTCGAATTCCTGGAGTCCACCGCCGAACGCGCGGTGATCCGCATGCCGGACCAGGCCGACTTCCACAACCACGTCGGCGGACCGCACGCCGGTGCCATGTTCACCCTGGCGGAGTCGGCGAGCGGCGCCATCGTCATCGCCGCCTTCGGTGACCAGCTGACGCGGGCCGTGCCGCTGGCGGTGAGCGCCGAGATCGGCTACCGGAAGCTGGCCATGGGTGAGGTCACCGCGACCGCCACGCTCGGCCGGCCGGTGGCCGACGTCGTCGCCGAGCTCGACGCGGGCAAGCGCCCCGAGTTCCCGGTGACCATCGAGATCACGCGCGCGGACGGCGCCGTGACCGGTGAGATGACCGTCGTCTGGACGCTCCGCCCGAACGCCTGACACCGGATGTCCCCGGCCGGGGCCGCCAGGCACCCGAGAGGGAGCGGGCGGCCCTTCGCCCTGTCCGGCCCCGATCCGCCGGGACCGCCCTTCGCGCTGTTCCGGCCGTCGGGGCGACCGGTAGGCTTCCCGCCGTGCGCCGAGGAGTTGTCCGGCGGGCGATGAGGCCATCACTACGGAGGAACCGGCGTTGCACATCCAGGAGTGGCTGGAGACCGTCCCCGCGATCAGCGTGTACGCCCTGGTGGGCGTCGTCATCGGGCTGGAGAGCCTGGGCATCCCGCTGCCCGGCGAGATCGTACTGATCAGTGCGGCGCTGCTGGCCTCGGGCCACGACGGGATCAACCCCTGGATCCTGGGCGCCTGCGCCACGGCCGGGGCGGTGATCGGCGACTCGATCGGCTACGCCATCGGCCGCAAGGGTGGACGGCCGCTGCTCGCCTGGCTCGGCGGGAAGTTCCCCCGGCACTTCGGCGAGGGCCATATCGCCATGGCGGAGCGCTCGTTCCAGAAGTGGGGCATGTGGGCGGTCTTCTTCGGCCGCTTCGTCGCGCTGCTGCGCATCTTCGCCGGACCGCTCGCGGGCGTGCTGCACATGCCCTACTGGAAGTTCCTCACCGCCAACGTGCTCGGCGGGATCGCCTGGGCCGGCGGCACCACGGCCGTCATCTACTCGGTGGGTGTCGTCGCCGAGGCCTGGCTCAAGCGGTTCTCGTACCTGGGACTCGCGATCGCCGTGCTGATCGGGCTCGCCTCGATGCTGATCCTCAAGAACCGGGCCAAGAAGGCGGCCGCACGGGCCGAGGCCGAACCGGCGGCCGTACCCGTCGCCGACTGACGGCAGGGCGCCCCGGCCGTGCGGCCGGGGCCCGCGTGCTCAGCCCTCGTACGCCTGCCGGTGCGCCTTCGCCAGCTCCACGTAGCCGACGGCGTTGAACCTGATGCCTTCGAGCTCCTCCTCGGTCAGCTGCCGCTTGACCTTCGCGGGCACGCCCGCGACGAGCGAGCCCGGTGGCACCCGCATCCCCTGCGGGACGAGGGCCTGGGCGGCGATCAGCGAGCCGGTGCCGATGTGGGCGCCGTTGAGGACCGTGGCGCCCATGCCGACCAGGACGTCGTCCTCGATGGTGCAGCCGTGCAGCACGGCGTTGTGCCCGACCGAGACGCGCGCGCCGACGGTGACCGGGAAGCCGGGGTCGACATGCACGCTGCAGTTGTCCTGGATGTTGGAGTCGGCGCCGATGACGATGGGGCCGCAGTCCGCCCGCAGCACCGCCTGGTACCAGAGGCTGGAGCCCGCGGCCATGGTGATCTCACCGATCGCGACCGACGTCGGTGCGGTGAAGACGTCGGCGTCGATGGCCGGCTCCTTGCCGCCCATGGCCGTGATCAACGCCTGCTCTGCCATCGCGCGTCCCTCCCTGCTCAGGTGCTGTGGACCGCGGTCGGTCCGATCGCGGCCGGACGGTCCCGCCCGGGAAAACGGTAAGCGACGCGTGCACCGGCCGGACCGCCGGTGGGGTGAAGATCACAGGCGGGTGCGGTGAGCGGCCGCGGGCCCGACGACTACCGTGAGCGCGTGCCGAAGAACAGAAACACGTTCTCATCCCTGACCGCCTGGCGGCGGCGCGCCCTGTCCGGGGCCGTCCATCGCTGCTGGTGCTGGGTGCAGGAGACCGGCGCGGTCACCGCGGCACACCCCGGCGGGCTGCGGTTCCGCCGGATCGGCGAGGGGAGCCGGCTGGCCTTCCCCCAGGGCACGGTGTTCGGGGAACCGTGGATCGAGCTGGGCGCGCACTGCATCATCGGCGAACAGGTCACCCTCACGGCGGGGCTGATGCCCGATCTCGACCTCGGGCCGGAGACCGTCCTGACCCTCGGCGACGGTGTGGTGCTCGGCCGCGGCAGCCATGTCGTCGCCGACACGACGGTGACGATCGGGTCGGACACGTACTGCGGACCGTACGTCTACATCACCTCGACCAACCACAGCTACGACGACCCGCAGCAGCCGGTCGGCAAGCAGTGGCCGCGGATGGAGCCGGTGGTCATCGGGCCGGGCTGCTGGATCGGCACGGGGGCGGTGATCCTGCCCGGCGCCCGGCTGGGCCGCAACGTGGTGGTGGCCGCGGGTGCGGTGGTACGCGGCGAGGTGCCCGACCACGCGGTCGTGGCCGGGGCTCCGGCCCGTGTCGTACGGAGCTGGGACGCCGAGAAGGGCTGGCAGCCGCCCCTGCGCACACCGGCTCCGGTGCCGATCCCCGAGGGCGTGACCCCCGAACAGCTGCTGGCCGTGGCGGAGCTCGACGAGAGCTGACCGGCCCGCCCGTACCGGCTGTCACCCGGTCGCGAGCAGTACCGTGCCGAGAAGCGCGAGCCCGGCTCCCGCCGCCTGCACACCGCGCAGCCGCTCGCCGAGGAATCCCCGCGCGGCCAGGGCCGTGACCACCGGGTAGAGCGAGGCCAGCACGGCGGCGACGGTGACCGGACCGTGCTGTGCGGCGATCGAGTAGGTGCCGTTCGCCGCGACGTCCGCGAGACCCACGAAGGTCAGCGCCGGCAGCGCGCCGAGCACCACGGCGGCACCGCCCTCCTCGGGCAGCGCCCGGCCTCCGCGCCGCACGGAGACGTACAGAGCCGTGCCGCCCACCGCGACGTTGGTGATCCGCTGCACGAAGAGCGCCAGGAACAGCCCGGTCACGGTGGTGGACGCCTCGGCGATGAGGGACATCACGGCCCCGAAGCCGAAGGCCGCGACCAGGGTCAGCAGGACCGCCTGCCGCTGCACCGGGGCGCCGCGCAGCTGCGGCCCGCCCGCCATCACGATGCCCGCCACGGCGACGGCCACCCCGGCGAACTGCAGGAGCCCGGGCCGCTCGCCGACGATCAGTCCGACGCTCACCGGCACGGCCACCCCCAGCGAACCGAGCGGCGACACCACCCCCATCGGGCCGAGCGCCAGCGCCTTGTAGAAGCTCAGCATCGCGACCGGCCCCACCGCGCCCGCCGCGACGGCGAACCAGAGCTGCCCGCCGGCCTCGCTCCAGCCGCCGGTGGCGACCACGATCACGCCGAGCACGGCCGCGGCGACGACCTGCGAGACGACCACCACGGTCAGCGCGGGCGTACGCCGGGTCAGGAGGCCGCCGCCGAAGTCGGCCAGACCCCACAGCAGGCTGGTGGCCAGGGCGAACAGTGCGGTCATGGGCGAGCCTCGCAGTACAGTGCGGTGGACGGTTGGGTGCACCACACCGTAGTGCAGTATTTTCGACTCTGTCATCCAAAATATTGGACGGAACGTGACTGACCTCGACCAGCTGACCCAGTCCCTCGCGCGCAACCTCAAGCGCTGGCGCGGTGAGCGGGGGTTCACTCTGGACGCACTCGCCACGCGTGCCGGGGTCAGCCGCGGCATGATCATCCAGATCGAACAGGCCCGCACCAATCCGAGCGTCGGCACCACGGTCAAGCTCGCCGACGCGCTCGGGGTCAGCATCACCACACTGCTCGACTACGACCAGGGCTCCCCGGTCCGCCTGGTGCCCGAGGACCAGGCCGTCCGCATGTGGTCCACGGAAGCGGGCAGTTCCACCACCCTGCTGGTCGGCACCGAGGCCCGGGGCCCGCTGGAGCTGTGGACCTGGCATCTGGTGCCCGGTGACGGCAGCGCCTCCGACCCGCATCCCGAGGGCACCGTGGAACTGCTCCACGTCGCCGCGGGCACCCTCACCCTGGACGTGGACGGCGCCTCGTACACCGTGCCGGCGGGCACGTCCGCCACCTTCGAGGCCCATCACCCGCACGCCTATCGCAACGAGGGTTCCGAAGCCGTCGACGTCACCATGGCGGTCTCCATCCCGCCCGTCAGATGAGACGCTCAACCGGCAGGCAAGGAGGGGCTGTTAGCGTGTCCCGCATGCGCGCCCCCATCGGCTCCTTCGAGGACGCCTGCCCCGCTGCCGACCGTCTCGCACTCCTCACCGCGCCGGTGGCCGCGGCGGTACGCGAAGGCTGGGGCGACATCCCCGCCGAGCAGATCATCCACGTCGACACGGACCCGGAGATCGCCGACACGGCGGCCTTCGTGGAGCACCACGGAGCCGATCTGCTGGAGCGCTCGGCCAACTGTGTCGTCGTGGCCGGCAAGCGCGGCGGCGAGGTCACCCTCGCCGCCTGTCTGGTCCTCTCCCACTCCCGCGTCGACGTGAACGGCGCCGTCCGCAAGCACCTCGGCGCCCGCAAGGCGTCGTTCGCCCCGATGGACACGGCGGTCGGTGAGACGGGCATGGAGTACGGCGGCATCACCCCGGTCGGACTCCCGGGCGGCTGGCCGCTGTTGATCGACTCCGCCGTCGTGGACGAGGAGTGGGTCCTCGTCGGCAGCGGCACCCGGCGCGGCAAGCTGATCATGCCGGGCAAGGCGCTGGCGGCGCTGCCGGGGGCCGTGGTCGTCGAGGGCCTGGGAGTCTGACCGAATCGTGTCTCGGTTGCCGGTCCTGTTTCCGCATCAGTCTGGTCCGGGCCTCCCCGCTGCGGGAGGCTGGGCCTGGCATGCCCTGGCTCCGGCGAACGGGCCGGGCGGGGAGCGGATTGGGCCATCCGGGGGTGGTGCGCGTGACCGCAGGGCGGGTGCGCGCGTTGTGGTGCGCAGCGCCCCGACGTGTGTCCAAGTGGCTATCTCTGAAGATTTGTCCTATTTATAAGGAAAACCAGGGATTCTTCCCTGTCCATATCGGGGTTCGCGATCATGGACGTCCTCAACATGAAGGGCCTTAAATGAAAACTACACTCGTCTCGGCGGCCGTCCGGCCGGGGTTCGCGCCCCGCAGCCAGGCCGTGCCCCGGGTGCCGCTCGCGCAGCGAGCCGCTGTCCAGGGTGGCGGGGCCCTGCCCGCATCGATCAGCCGGCTCCTGCCGACTGACACCGGGGCGAGTCCGTTGGTGATCGCAGCCTTTCAGTCGTCCGTCTGAGTAGCCGGAACCGTCACGCGTCATGGACCGGCCACCCCCTTCTTTGAGCCAATTCGTGCTGAAGATGCACAGCCGTTGTGATCTTGCCTGCGATCACTGCTACGTGTACGAGCACGCGGACACGAGCTGGCGCGGCCGGCCCCGGGCGGTGACGAGACAGACCCTGGCCAGGGCGGCCGACCGCATCGCGGAACACGCCCTGGCGCACGGGCTCCCCGTCGTTCACGTCGTCCTGCACGGCGGGGAACCGCTGCTCGCCGGCCCGGAACTGATCCGGTGCGCGGCCGAGGAGCTCACCCGCGCACTCGACGGCATCAGCGCACTGGACCTGCGCATCCACACCAACGGCGTCCTCCTCAGCGAGGACTTCTGCGACCTCTTCGCCGAACTGGGCATCAAGGTAGGGGTGTCGCTCGACGGCGACCGGGTCTCCAACGACCGCCATCGCCGCTACGCCGACGGACGCACCAGCCACCCCCAGGTGCTGCGCGCCGTCGCACTGCTCAACCGCCCGGGCTACCGGCGGCTCTTCGCCGGGCTGCTCTGCACGATCGACGTGGAGAACGACCCCGTCGCCGTGTACGACGCCCTGGTGGCCCTGGACCCGCCGCGCATCGACTTCCTGCTCCCGCACGCGACCTGGGACGTGCCGCCGCCCCGGCCGCACGGATCGGTCACGCCCTATGCGGACTGGCTCGACGTGATCTACCGGCGCTGGGACGCGGCGGGCCGGCCGGTGCCGGTGCGGATCTTCGACTCGGTGCTGCGGACACTGCGCGGCGAGAGCAGTCTCACCGAGTCGCTGGGCCTGGCCCCGGCGGATCTCGTGGTCATCGAGACGGACGGCACGTTCGAACAGGCCGACAGCCTCAAGACGGCCTACGACGCGGCACCCGCCACCGGCATGAACCTCGTCGACCACACCCTCGACGAGGTGCTCGCCCATCCGGGCATGCTCGCCCGGCAGCAGGGTCTGGAGCAGCTCGCCGACGAGTGCCGTGCCTGCCCGGTGGTCGACTCCTGCGGCGGCGGCCTCTACGCACACCGCTACCGGACCGGGAGCGGCTTCCTCAACCCCTCGGTGTTCTGCCCCGACCTGATGGAACTGATCGTGAACATTCGTGACCGGGAAGCCGCGACGGCCGTGGTGAGCGGCCCGGAGCCGCTCGACGAGGCCGGACTCGGTGCGACGGGACTCGACGAGCTGGCCT harbors:
- a CDS encoding DUF4442 domain-containing protein, encoding MTAGEMLAATVPMVRTLNLEFLESTAERAVIRMPDQADFHNHVGGPHAGAMFTLAESASGAIVIAAFGDQLTRAVPLAVSAEIGYRKLAMGEVTATATLGRPVADVVAELDAGKRPEFPVTIEITRADGAVTGEMTVVWTLRPNA
- a CDS encoding DedA family protein, giving the protein MHIQEWLETVPAISVYALVGVVIGLESLGIPLPGEIVLISAALLASGHDGINPWILGACATAGAVIGDSIGYAIGRKGGRPLLAWLGGKFPRHFGEGHIAMAERSFQKWGMWAVFFGRFVALLRIFAGPLAGVLHMPYWKFLTANVLGGIAWAGGTTAVIYSVGVVAEAWLKRFSYLGLAIAVLIGLASMLILKNRAKKAAARAEAEPAAVPVAD
- a CDS encoding gamma carbonic anhydrase family protein, which produces MAEQALITAMGGKEPAIDADVFTAPTSVAIGEITMAAGSSLWYQAVLRADCGPIVIGADSNIQDNCSVHVDPGFPVTVGARVSVGHNAVLHGCTIEDDVLVGMGATVLNGAHIGTGSLIAAQALVPQGMRVPPGSLVAGVPAKVKRQLTEEELEGIRFNAVGYVELAKAHRQAYEG
- a CDS encoding acyltransferase, encoding MPKNRNTFSSLTAWRRRALSGAVHRCWCWVQETGAVTAAHPGGLRFRRIGEGSRLAFPQGTVFGEPWIELGAHCIIGEQVTLTAGLMPDLDLGPETVLTLGDGVVLGRGSHVVADTTVTIGSDTYCGPYVYITSTNHSYDDPQQPVGKQWPRMEPVVIGPGCWIGTGAVILPGARLGRNVVVAAGAVVRGEVPDHAVVAGAPARVVRSWDAEKGWQPPLRTPAPVPIPEGVTPEQLLAVAELDES
- a CDS encoding DMT family transporter, whose amino-acid sequence is MTALFALATSLLWGLADFGGGLLTRRTPALTVVVVSQVVAAAVLGVIVVATGGWSEAGGQLWFAVAAGAVGPVAMLSFYKALALGPMGVVSPLGSLGVAVPVSVGLIVGERPGLLQFAGVAVAVAGIVMAGGPQLRGAPVQRQAVLLTLVAAFGFGAVMSLIAEASTTVTGLFLALFVQRITNVAVGGTALYVSVRRGGRALPEEGGAAVVLGALPALTFVGLADVAANGTYSIAAQHGPVTVAAVLASLYPVVTALAARGFLGERLRGVQAAGAGLALLGTVLLATG
- a CDS encoding XRE family transcriptional regulator; translation: MTDLDQLTQSLARNLKRWRGERGFTLDALATRAGVSRGMIIQIEQARTNPSVGTTVKLADALGVSITTLLDYDQGSPVRLVPEDQAVRMWSTEAGSSTTLLVGTEARGPLELWTWHLVPGDGSASDPHPEGTVELLHVAAGTLTLDVDGASYTVPAGTSATFEAHHPHAYRNEGSEAVDVTMAVSIPPVR
- a CDS encoding YbaK/EbsC family protein gives rise to the protein MRAPIGSFEDACPAADRLALLTAPVAAAVREGWGDIPAEQIIHVDTDPEIADTAAFVEHHGADLLERSANCVVVAGKRGGEVTLAACLVLSHSRVDVNGAVRKHLGARKASFAPMDTAVGETGMEYGGITPVGLPGGWPLLIDSAVVDEEWVLVGSGTRRGKLIMPGKALAALPGAVVVEGLGV